A single region of the Ramlibacter henchirensis genome encodes:
- a CDS encoding H-NS family nucleoid-associated regulatory protein — MREAIAVYDITAEDLGLTGGRRPGRKTVTNAPVKSKTSKASATAAYRDSQGNTWGGRGPRPRWLKDALAGGAKLEDFAH, encoded by the coding sequence ATGCGGGAAGCCATTGCCGTTTACGACATCACTGCTGAAGATCTCGGACTCACAGGCGGACGTAGACCCGGCAGAAAGACCGTCACGAACGCACCCGTCAAGTCCAAGACGAGCAAAGCATCGGCAACTGCCGCCTACCGTGACAGCCAAGGCAACACTTGGGGAGGCCGAGGGCCTCGCCCTCGCTGGCTAAAAGACGCGCTCGCAGGTGGCGCAAAGCTCGAGGACTTCGCTCACTAG